The Hordeum vulgare subsp. vulgare chromosome 4H, MorexV3_pseudomolecules_assembly, whole genome shotgun sequence genomic interval GGCTTAATGCCgtgctgagtagtagattgttgTATTTTTCTTTACAATCCGTATagattcttttttattttttactagttcATCATGCTGCTGCTCTCAGGTGATGAACGATAGTTGGAAGCCAAGGCTTCAGTGAAAGCCCTTTGCTGATGAGAATGTGATTTTATCAAGTGGGGAGCGTGGTGCGAAGTCATCTTTCACATGATGATTCGATAAAAAAAGAAAGTGATTTTGGTAGTTTTCCCTTTCTCCGTGGTATCTATTGATAACTGTGCAGTGGCCGTCTACCTTTGCCCTGACTAGGCTACGGCTCAATTTGCGGTTGTTGAACTGTGTTGTGCTTATTTATAATCTGTTGTGGCAAATTCGCAAGTGATCGATGATTACACCATGGAGTGAAATCCtgggagcatctacagccggaccttACAAATCCGGCCTCTTAAACGTCCGCGGACACTGATCGGTCACGCCTTAAATTTTCCTTTCACATCCAACTCTCTCATATTTCATCCCTTGTATCTATATAAAAGCATGTAGAATATCCTATGTACTACTATTGATCTTTCCCGTTGTAGATGACCTGAGCCATGTGCGCCGTCTTGACCACCGCCGatggctcctcctccggctcctACAGCGGCGCCTCCTCCTTCGGCGCCTGTGGCTCTTCCCCCTCCTTGAAATTCACCTCCGGTTCTAGAGGTAGCCCCGCTTTCTTTCAGATTCGGACCTGTTGAAGGAGGAAGAGACGGTGCTGGATCGTGTAATGCCGGCGGCATGGTGGTACGACGGGCTCGGAGTCGGAAGTGCTTGGGTGGCagcggagagagggaggaggcggaCGTGCTAGGGCCGGGGGGTGCCGACCTGCTTAAATAGTCGGCCCTGACCCCAGAGCGGAGCCGCGCGGCGTTCACACCGCGTCGACGGTCGAGGCGCCCGTCGGGTTTCCCGGCGAGTCCGCTTGGGGCCAAGCCTTAGGTCAACGTGGCGGGCGTGTCCGGGCTCTTTCATATCCGTCCCATATTTGGGCTGAAAAATGGGGGGTGCCGGTCAGTCCGGGCGTTTGAGGCCGGTTTGAGAGGTCCGTTTGGGTCAATTTTTTGTGACTGGATAGTGATTAGACGGCCTATCCGAACGTTTGAGGAGGGTTTGAGGGGTCCGGCTCTAGATGCTCTGAGATTGACTATCCAAACGGCAACGGTAAACCCTTCATCTATAACGTGTGCTgcctgtgtggctcttctgaagtcTTCTCACGCACCCCTCATCTACGGCGTGACGATCAACTGGGTGATTACCTCAGTTCCCATGATGGCGATCTTCTCTACACGATGTGCAAGCTGAAACCCGAGGCCCTAGCGGAAGCACACGCACATCGGTGTCAATCCGGGAACAGGCATCTCCACATTGTAAGATGTAACATGTCAGTAAACATCATGGCACGATACCTAGGCCTTTGGTTATTTTGACGCTGCTGAAACAATAACTTGTTCCTTTTCAGACCAAGAAACAGTGACTTGTGCCATATATTCCATTTGAATATGACCCAAGATCAGAGGTTACTTAAGGACAGACAACCGAGGAGCTGTGTAAGATCTAATGATCATGCTGATTCGGTACAGTTGATGAGAGTTGTTGCTGTCGGttacaagaaaaaaaaagagcaCTAAGGATCACATTATATGACACCAAGTGACTGAAAGTCTGAAAGATACACCTCTCTGATAAACGGTGAGATGTGTCCTGTGTGAGGTTAAAGACTGCGAGGCACTCTGATGGAAGAATCAACCTAAGCCTATAATTTCAGTAGATATTTTGCAGTACATTTGGTGGACCTCTTACAATGCATAAGGTCTCCTGAACATCAACCTATGCTGATACACATCCTATAAGCTATACTACATATTTTGATTTTCCACAGCATGTTCTCAAACTCATTGCCAGCAGATGGCCTACAACTATGGCCTATTATTACCTTCTGAATGCTGAATAATTTTGAGCTCATAGAACTGTCCTATCTCTCTGCTCGGTAACGATTCTTCGCAGCTCCCGCAAATGACTAGTTATCTCCTGCACATATTGTTCTCCATCACTACTACATTTAAGAGAACTCAATATCTGCCTGAGAAACTTCTGATCTGCTTCAAGTGCCATGAATCTACTATTCAAGAGCAAAATTTCTTGTTTGATGCTTTCCATGGAACTAATTTTATCGTCATCTGAGCGCGAACATGAGCCAACATATTTTTGGTTCTCAACAGATTGATTTTCATCATTTCGTTGTAAAGAGACAGATTCATCTTTCAAGTCTCCCTGAGGCAACAGTGAACTTCGGCATTCCAGTTCCGGGTTTTCTACATATTGGCCAGGCCCATCGCTTGGATGGTCTCTCAGTGATTCATCGTTCAAGTCTTCCTGAGGCAATAGTGAACTCCGACATTCCAATTCTGAGTTTTCTGCATGTTGGCCAGGCCAATCACTTGGATGATCTCTCAGTGAATCATCATTCAAGTGTGATTCGTCGTTCAATTGCTCCTGAGGCAATAGAGAGCTCCGACATTCCAATTCTGAGTTTTTTACATGCTGGGCAGGCCCATCAATTGGATGATCTCTCAGTGACCCACTCTGCAGGCTATCACTTGTGCCACCCAAATCAAATCTATTTGTGTAAGGCATGCCAAGTGTTTCTTCCAATTTGCTCAAGGATTCCAAAATTTTGGCCTTCTCATCTTCAAAATCAAAGATGGTATTCCTTACAAAATCTGAGTTATCCAAGACCCTGAGTGCCATATCTCCATCAACGGCATCAAACTTTCCAAGATCAAATGGTTCGATGCGGAACCTGCTCTCATAACTTTCGAGTTCAGCTTCCAGGTCAAGCATTTCTTTCTCTCTTTCTGTAAGCAAGTCATTTAACTTTTCAATTGCTTCTTGGTCATGATCCGCCTGCTCTTCCATCATCCGGAGATACTGCAGCGCCTCCATGTGCATTGCAGCCTTTTCCACTTGCAACCTGTTGATCATAGCCATCGCTTCACTTGCTGCAACAGCCGAAGCACTCCGTTCTGCCTCGAGCTCTTTATAAAGGATACTTAGTTTTTTCTTGTTATGCTCACATTGCTGCTTCAGGGACTCAAGGGAGATTTCACCTTCAGCTTCAGTTGGAACATTGCCATCAGATGGTTCCATATCAAGGAACTGTCTGCCATCAGGGCCATCAGATTGATTGTACTCATCAATCTGTATGCTGATTCTGGGGCTAGCAGCCACCTCACTCCAAGGACCATCAAGGCCTCGCGCAGAAGATAACTGGGACATGAATGTCTTCACTTCTTCGTGTGTTGTTGAATTGGTTTCCTTAGCGGAGATTACTTCAGACCATCGAGGAGATCTAAGATTGCCTCTACCACCAGGAGCATTCTTCATGCTACTGTTGCGGTTGATATAATGGTTTGTAGTTGAACGGGCGCCGTCAGATGCAGAAGCAGCAAAAGCCTCTGTAGCTTCATCGTCAGGGCTTCGAGAAACACCCTCCGAATCGCCGACTTCCTCAATACCAACCAGAAAAGCTACATTTCACAAATTTGAAAATTCTCAGAAATAGTTCGAGTTAGATAAGGATTATAGCATTTTGGAAAACGATACATACTTTTCTCTTTTGGAAGCTCCTGACGAACTTGCTCAGGCACAGCTTTCAAGTGCTCGTCGATATCTCTGGTTCGACGTTTAGCTTCACAAGGCTTTGCATCGCCGCCAACATCATCATCTGAGATATGTATCTCGGAGTGAGAGCCACGACAGGCATGTAGCTGTTTGTAGCCTCCGTAAGGCAATTGATCAAAATCCTCATCCGAAGAATGCCCAACACTTGCCATGCCCATGCTTCTCTCCTTCACCCTGCTCATGCCATCATTTTGGGACCTGCCGTTCACCTCCTCAAATAGCTTGTCTGCGTTACGTCTCTTCTTGAATGGCTCTGAACAACAAGAACATCGTTGTGTGTGCGTAGACTCCGACCGAGAATCTGCCTCCTCCTTAATGCTCATACTTGTTGGGTTACCTGGCTTATCAACTGGTCCAGAGCATGAAAGGAAGCACTTTCCACATAGATCATCAGAATGTGCGAGCCTGCTGTGAATCTGGCAATACGATAAACGCGCGATTTCCACCCTGTGTGCTGCACAAATCAGCTCCTCCGAGAACCAGGCCTTGCCATGTAGAACCTTGTccaatctggagcagagcatgcacGGTGACCGGATCCTGCAGATGCGCGCGAACCTCGTAGCGGTATATGAAACCACGGCGACCACAAGGAGCATTACGATGAGGAAGCACTCGCTCAACGCATGGCACAGGACCAACCAGAATTTCCGCGAAGAGTCTCGCGGCCTCGCACGAGCTTTCGCAGCCATGAAAGATCAGGGCACCGACAATTTGCATGTAGGTTGCTCAAAGGCCCGACCTGTCCTGTGAAGCTCCCATCAGTGCGGCACAAAGATGCTCAAATCACACCAGATAATAAACGAGGAGACAGCAATCCTGCAATCTTGGTTACTCATGCCAACGTCAGGTTCCATAAAATGGAACCTTTTCTCCCAACAAAATTTTGCCGACGAGCCAAAGTTCTGCAATAATCACGATGCTCTCAGCCTAGTATGCAGATTGGTAGATTGGTagcaagaaccctcgatttttgtTTATCTAATCTATCCTGCAAAGAAATCGCACCGCTTTACCATTCAGGGTTCTCATATGGACAGCATGCCGTGTAGATTCAAACAAGATTGTGATCGGAAAGCGGAACTTACCGGAGCTGCTGCGGATCTCCAAATCAACAGATTGGGCGGATGCGGGAGAGGGGCGTATAGCGGAATCGGGCGGGAGGCCTAGAAATGCGGGGAAAAGATCCCCACAGAAGTTTGATGGAAGTTTTGGTTCTTGATTGTAAACAGGAAGAAAAATGGCTCGCTCCCATTCTCCGTAGGATTggggaggggagagagggagcaggtgcccgtgcccgtgcCCGCCGTTTGTTCCCGCATTTCTCTCTCGGACCTTTGCATGTGGTGAGAGGTCGAGAGATTTAAGCATAGCCTCACCTTACCATTGGCAAGAAAAAAAGGCAAATCTATATACTAAAAAGAAGGAACTTACAAAAGCGAATTTAGCACGTCTCACATGG includes:
- the LOC123447039 gene encoding myosin-binding protein 1-like encodes the protein MAAKARARPRDSSRKFWLVLCHALSECFLIVMLLVVAVVSYTATRFARICRIRSPCMLCSRLDKVLHGKAWFSEELICAAHRVEIARLSYCQIHSRLAHSDDLCGKCFLSCSGPVDKPGNPTSMSIKEEADSRSESTHTQRCSCCSEPFKKRRNADKLFEEVNGRSQNDGMSRVKERSMGMASVGHSSDEDFDQLPYGGYKQLHACRGSHSEIHISDDDVGGDAKPCEAKRRTRDIDEHLKAVPEQVRQELPKEKTFLVGIEEVGDSEGVSRSPDDEATEAFAASASDGARSTTNHYINRNSSMKNAPGGRGNLRSPRWSEVISAKETNSTTHEEVKTFMSQLSSARGLDGPWSEVAASPRISIQIDEYNQSDGPDGRQFLDMEPSDGNVPTEAEGEISLESLKQQCEHNKKKLSILYKELEAERSASAVAASEAMAMINRLQVEKAAMHMEALQYLRMMEEQADHDQEAIEKLNDLLTEREKEMLDLEAELESYESRFRIEPFDLGKFDAVDGDMALRVLDNSDFVRNTIFDFEDEKAKILESLSKLEETLGMPYTNRFDLGGTSDSLQSGSLRDHPIDGPAQHVKNSELECRSSLLPQEQLNDESHLNDDSLRDHPSDWPGQHAENSELECRSSLLPQEDLNDESLRDHPSDGPGQYVENPELECRSSLLPQGDLKDESVSLQRNDENQSVENQKYVGSCSRSDDDKISSMESIKQEILLLNSRFMALEADQKFLRQILSSLKCSSDGEQYVQEITSHLRELRRIVTEQRDRTVL